Proteins found in one Labrenzia sp. VG12 genomic segment:
- a CDS encoding arginyltransferase: protein MTRHATDHPQFYLTAPAPCPYLDGKQERKVFTHLVGHGAPALNEVLTQGGFRRSQNIAYRPACERCQACISVRVRVDDFKWTKSFKRVWKSGADIVGARLPPSPSSEQYDLFRDYLEARHENGGMTEMSVLDYAMMVEDTHVETMVLEYRQRGPNSFITGTGDGPLLGVALSDQLSDGLSMVYSFYDPAYDATALGTYMILDHIDRARKMNLPYVYLGYWVEGSQKMAYKARFRPQEHLGPNGWMVVDAEAYQKEPHSEE from the coding sequence GTGACACGGCACGCCACAGATCATCCCCAGTTCTATCTTACGGCCCCCGCACCCTGTCCGTATCTGGACGGCAAACAGGAGCGCAAGGTTTTCACGCATCTTGTCGGCCATGGCGCCCCCGCATTGAACGAAGTCCTGACACAAGGCGGTTTCCGCCGCAGCCAGAACATTGCCTATCGGCCGGCCTGCGAACGGTGCCAGGCCTGCATTTCCGTGCGTGTGCGTGTGGATGACTTCAAGTGGACCAAGTCCTTCAAGCGGGTCTGGAAGTCCGGCGCCGACATCGTGGGCGCGCGTCTCCCGCCCAGCCCCTCTTCAGAACAATATGATCTCTTCCGCGATTATCTCGAAGCCCGTCATGAAAACGGCGGCATGACCGAAATGAGCGTTCTGGATTACGCCATGATGGTCGAAGACACGCACGTGGAGACGATGGTGCTGGAGTACCGCCAGAGAGGTCCGAACAGCTTCATCACCGGCACCGGCGACGGCCCGCTCCTTGGCGTGGCGCTCAGCGATCAGCTCTCTGACGGCCTGTCGATGGTCTATTCCTTTTACGATCCCGCTTACGACGCCACCGCGCTCGGCACCTACATGATCCTGGATCACATCGACCGGGCCCGCAAAATGAACCTGCCTTACGTCTATCTGGGCTACTGGGTCGAAGGCTCACAGAAGATGGCCTACAAGGCCCGGTTCCGGCCGCAGGAGCATCTTGGTCCAAACGGTTGGATGGTTGTTGACGCCGAGGCCTATCAGAAAGAGCCGCATTCGGAAGAGTAG
- a CDS encoding SLC13 family permease, whose translation MHSVDIAMALTFLVIASTVVLYALERYPIETVALGSVSAFILIFSIFPVTAPSGSVITTGDFLMGFANPALITVICLLIIGQGLFQTDALEGPAKAIVRLTRGRSLYAAIPVLLTVTVLSAFLNNTPVVVMFLPILTAVAATAGQSAARVLMPLSFVAILGGMTTLIGSSTNLLVANYAAQTSDLKLTFFSFTPIGLIIAGVGLLYVLFLMPRLLQERKTMAEEFQATSGKQFIAQIEITYGHPLVGVESVSGMFPKLKDMTVRLVQRGQKPILPPFENVVLTPGDTVIVAATRTALANALARRQPLMEAEAESGTSNRETQTVQDGSISLAEAVVAPASRLMGRTLPQSGFYTDTGCLVMGIQRRSRMPRMAMNDIRLEAGDVLLVAGNEDEIARLRGNRDVLLLDWSTTEVPRKRYAPRALAIFACVVALAASGLLPIVSAAVAGTFAMIASGCLNIRQAMRAIDSRIFMLVGASLAGAVALEGTGGATAIATGLADILHGASAAVMLSALFFIVMILTNFLSNNAAAVLFTPIAINLAEQIGEKPEAFVVCLIIAANTSFATPIGYQTNLIVMGPGHYKFNDFVRAGTPLAIILWLTFSLVAPWYYGL comes from the coding sequence ATGCACTCAGTTGATATTGCCATGGCGCTGACCTTCTTGGTGATCGCGTCAACTGTCGTCTTGTACGCCCTGGAGCGCTACCCGATCGAGACAGTCGCTCTTGGCTCCGTTTCCGCATTCATCCTCATATTCTCGATTTTTCCGGTCACGGCTCCGAGTGGGTCAGTCATTACCACCGGCGATTTTCTGATGGGATTTGCCAACCCGGCGCTCATCACGGTGATCTGTCTCTTGATCATTGGCCAGGGCCTGTTTCAGACCGACGCGCTGGAAGGCCCGGCCAAGGCCATCGTGCGGCTCACGCGCGGCCGGTCGCTTTATGCCGCCATTCCGGTCCTGCTCACCGTAACCGTCCTCAGCGCGTTCCTGAACAACACGCCTGTCGTGGTCATGTTCCTGCCAATCCTGACCGCGGTTGCGGCGACCGCCGGCCAGTCCGCGGCCCGGGTTCTGATGCCGCTGTCCTTCGTGGCCATCCTGGGCGGCATGACCACCCTGATCGGTTCCTCCACCAACCTGCTGGTCGCAAATTACGCGGCACAGACCTCGGACCTCAAACTGACGTTCTTCAGCTTCACGCCGATCGGCCTGATCATTGCCGGCGTGGGCCTTCTTTATGTGCTCTTCCTCATGCCCCGGCTGCTGCAGGAGCGCAAAACCATGGCCGAAGAGTTTCAGGCAACGTCGGGCAAACAGTTCATCGCGCAAATCGAGATCACCTATGGCCACCCGCTGGTCGGCGTGGAATCGGTTTCCGGCATGTTTCCGAAACTGAAGGACATGACGGTGCGCCTGGTGCAACGGGGCCAGAAGCCGATCCTGCCGCCCTTTGAAAATGTCGTTCTGACACCGGGTGACACCGTGATCGTCGCAGCGACACGGACCGCGCTTGCAAACGCACTGGCCCGCCGCCAACCTTTGATGGAAGCGGAGGCGGAAAGCGGCACATCGAACCGCGAAACACAGACTGTCCAGGATGGATCGATCAGTCTTGCCGAAGCCGTGGTCGCCCCTGCTTCGCGCCTGATGGGACGCACCTTGCCGCAGTCCGGTTTCTACACGGACACCGGCTGTCTGGTCATGGGGATCCAGCGGCGCAGCCGCATGCCGCGGATGGCCATGAATGACATTCGCCTGGAAGCCGGTGACGTGTTGCTGGTCGCCGGCAACGAAGACGAAATTGCGCGGCTGCGCGGCAATCGCGATGTCCTTCTTCTCGACTGGTCGACAACGGAAGTGCCGCGCAAACGCTACGCGCCGCGGGCCCTGGCGATCTTTGCCTGTGTGGTTGCCCTTGCCGCCAGCGGTTTGCTGCCGATCGTTTCCGCTGCCGTCGCCGGCACCTTTGCCATGATTGCGTCCGGGTGCCTCAACATCCGGCAGGCGATGCGGGCCATCGACAGCCGGATCTTCATGCTGGTTGGTGCCTCGCTGGCTGGAGCCGTTGCGCTTGAAGGCACCGGTGGCGCCACAGCCATTGCGACGGGGCTCGCGGACATCCTGCATGGCGCATCGGCCGCCGTCATGCTGTCGGCACTGTTCTTCATCGTGATGATCCTGACCAACTTCCTGTCGAACAATGCCGCCGCCGTCTTGTTCACACCCATTGCGATCAATCTTGCCGAACAGATCGGTGAAAAACCGGAAGCCTTTGTGGTCTGCCTGATCATTGCGGCAAACACCTCGTTCGCCACGCCGATCGGCTATCAGACGAACCTGATCGTCATGGGGCCGGGGCACTACAAGTTCAATGACTTTGTACGGGCTGGCACGCCCCTGGCCATTATTCTATGGTTGACCTTCTCTTTGGTCGCGCCATGGTATTATGGATTATGA
- a CDS encoding Lrp/AsnC family transcriptional regulator: MAELTNQDRALVRLLQEDCRLTNQELADRTGMSASVCWRRVRALEETGVISRYAAIVDPDAAGLKFRAMVHVSLARTDAATVHSFLEEVGRRPEVLQCYATSGSPDYHMLVMCRDLDDYNRFYDEFLFERSCVGQVSMHLIVKTVKSDVKLPV, from the coding sequence GTGGCTGAATTGACAAATCAGGACCGCGCGCTGGTGCGTCTTCTTCAGGAAGACTGCCGGTTGACCAATCAGGAACTGGCGGATCGCACCGGCATGTCCGCCTCAGTCTGTTGGCGGCGGGTGCGGGCACTGGAAGAGACCGGTGTGATCTCAAGATATGCCGCGATCGTGGACCCGGACGCGGCCGGTCTGAAATTCCGAGCCATGGTACATGTCAGTCTGGCCCGAACGGATGCCGCCACGGTGCACAGTTTTCTGGAGGAGGTCGGTCGGCGCCCGGAGGTGCTGCAATGTTATGCGACCTCCGGATCGCCCGATTACCATATGCTGGTCATGTGCCGGGACCTGGACGACTATAATCGCTTCTACGACGAGTTTTTGTTCGAGCGGTCCTGTGTCGGGCAGGTGTCGATGCATCTCATCGTCAAGACGGTGAAGTCGGACGTGAAGCTACCGGTTTGA
- a CDS encoding TspO/MBR family protein, which produces MTSSNPVDLQSRHARKILALFVMTVLGVGVLIGSTTETGGWYENLQKPVFNPPNWIFGPVWSCLYVLIAVAGWRTYQHCPRGRLWQVWCVQMVLNFAWTPIFFRLHLIWPAFLVLAILLCLVSVFIVSAWQRDRTAAWLFMPYAVWVGFAGLLNLTIAILN; this is translated from the coding sequence ATGACATCATCCAACCCTGTTGACCTGCAAAGCCGGCACGCACGCAAGATCCTGGCTCTTTTTGTCATGACCGTTCTGGGTGTGGGGGTTCTGATCGGTTCGACGACGGAGACAGGCGGCTGGTACGAGAACCTTCAAAAGCCGGTGTTCAATCCGCCGAACTGGATCTTTGGACCGGTCTGGTCATGTCTATACGTGCTGATCGCAGTTGCCGGTTGGAGAACATATCAGCATTGCCCGCGAGGCCGCTTGTGGCAGGTCTGGTGTGTGCAGATGGTTCTGAACTTTGCCTGGACACCGATCTTCTTCCGGCTGCACCTGATCTGGCCGGCCTTTCTGGTACTGGCGATTTTGTTGTGTCTTGTCTCGGTTTTCATTGTCAGCGCCTGGCAAAGGGATCGAACCGCGGCATGGCTCTTCATGCCTTATGCGGTCTGGGTCGGCTTTGCCGGGCTGCTCAACCTGACAATAGCAATCCTGAACTAG
- a CDS encoding RDD family protein, whose protein sequence is MTAETTSDHARQDVFDPVRNPELFSGVRSRRIFAFFIDVVVIALLTFGAGVLVFILGLFTLGLGFLLYGILPTAVALLYVAFTLGGPQASTLGMRAMGLEMRLWYGAKPYPLLAAVHALLFWFSISLLTPFILLVSLFSDRKRLLHDLILGTVVINSAYHRSYLNEHG, encoded by the coding sequence ATGACCGCTGAAACCACCTCCGACCATGCCCGTCAGGATGTCTTTGATCCTGTGCGCAATCCGGAGCTGTTTTCGGGCGTGCGCAGCCGGCGGATCTTTGCGTTTTTCATCGACGTGGTGGTGATCGCGCTCCTGACTTTCGGCGCCGGTGTTCTGGTTTTCATCCTTGGGCTCTTCACCCTTGGCCTCGGCTTTTTGCTCTATGGCATCCTGCCGACAGCAGTCGCCCTGCTTTACGTTGCCTTCACCCTTGGCGGTCCTCAGGCCTCAACGCTCGGCATGCGCGCCATGGGGCTTGAAATGCGGCTCTGGTACGGGGCAAAGCCCTATCCACTGCTGGCCGCCGTTCATGCGTTGCTGTTCTGGTTCTCGATCTCGCTGCTGACACCGTTCATTCTGCTCGTGTCGCTGTTTTCCGACCGCAAACGCCTGCTGCATGACCTCATCCTGGGCACGGTCGTGATCAACTCAGCCTATCACCGGTCGTATCTGAACGAGCATGGCTAA